The Pseudomonas parafulva genome window below encodes:
- the mapR gene encoding GntR family transcriptional regulator MpaR (MapR regulates genes involved in Pseudomonas quinolone signal (PQS) production and anthranilate metabolism) yields MKRYERFADDIAELIRSGVLGPGQRVPSVRYASQTHGVSPSTVFQAYYLLERRGLIRARPRSGYFVNAHAPRQFSEPQAQAPVSESTDVDVSDLVFSILDSIKDPHTVPFGSAFPSPTLFPLQRLSRSLASASRAMDPRVVVTDLSPGNPQLRRQIALRYMVAGLMLPMEELLITNGALEALNLCLQAVTEPGDLVAIEAPAFYVCLQVLERLKLKAVEIPVHPREGMDLDVLAQTLEKHPIKAVWSMTTFQNPVGASMPEAKKQALVDLLHRHQVPLIEDDVYAELYYAPQAPKPAKAFDRDGLVMHCGSFSKSLAPGYRVGWVAAGRYAQKIERLKLMTSLCASMPAQAAIADYLQHGGYDRHLRKLRYALEGQQSSMLAAIARHFPAQTRVSQPSGGYFLWLELPERMDALKLFHMALAQGISIAPGPIFSPTRRFGNCIRLNYGSPWDTTCEQAIQTLGRIVSSF; encoded by the coding sequence ATGAAACGCTACGAACGCTTTGCCGACGACATCGCTGAATTGATCCGCTCCGGGGTGCTTGGCCCTGGCCAGCGCGTGCCTTCGGTGCGCTATGCCAGCCAGACCCACGGGGTCAGCCCGTCCACCGTGTTTCAGGCCTACTACCTGCTGGAACGCCGCGGGCTGATCCGCGCCCGACCGCGTTCGGGCTATTTCGTCAATGCCCATGCGCCCCGTCAGTTCAGCGAGCCGCAGGCGCAGGCGCCGGTCAGCGAGTCCACCGATGTCGACGTCAGCGACCTGGTGTTTTCGATCCTCGACTCGATCAAAGACCCGCACACCGTGCCCTTCGGCTCGGCCTTCCCCAGCCCGACGCTGTTTCCACTGCAACGCCTTTCGCGCTCGCTGGCCAGCGCCAGTCGGGCCATGGATCCGCGCGTTGTGGTCACCGACCTGTCGCCGGGCAATCCGCAACTGCGCCGTCAGATCGCCCTGCGCTACATGGTCGCCGGGCTGATGCTGCCGATGGAGGAGTTGCTGATCACCAACGGGGCGCTCGAAGCGCTCAATCTGTGCCTGCAAGCGGTCACCGAGCCGGGCGACCTGGTCGCCATCGAGGCGCCCGCGTTCTATGTCTGCCTGCAGGTGCTCGAGCGTCTGAAGCTCAAGGCTGTGGAAATCCCGGTGCACCCACGTGAAGGCATGGACCTGGACGTATTGGCGCAGACCCTGGAGAAACACCCGATCAAGGCCGTGTGGTCGATGACCACCTTCCAGAACCCCGTCGGCGCGAGCATGCCCGAGGCCAAGAAACAGGCATTGGTGGACCTGCTGCACCGGCATCAGGTGCCATTGATCGAAGACGATGTCTATGCCGAGCTGTATTACGCACCCCAGGCCCCCAAGCCCGCCAAGGCCTTCGACCGCGACGGCCTGGTGATGCACTGCGGGTCGTTTTCCAAGAGCCTGGCGCCCGGCTACCGGGTTGGCTGGGTCGCAGCCGGGCGTTACGCGCAGAAGATCGAACGGCTCAAGTTGATGACCTCGCTGTGCGCCTCGATGCCCGCCCAGGCCGCCATCGCCGACTACCTGCAGCATGGCGGCTACGACCGTCACCTGCGCAAGTTGCGCTACGCCCTGGAGGGCCAGCAGTCCAGCATGCTGGCGGCCATCGCCCGACATTTCCCGGCCCAGACCCGCGTCAGCCAACCGTCCGGCGGCTATTTCCTGTGGCTCGAACTGCCTGAGCGAATGGATGCGCTCAAGCTGTTCCACATGGCCCTGGCCCAAGGCATCAGCATCGCACCAGGGCCGATCTTCTCGCCGACGCGGCGCTTCGGCAACTGCATACGGCTGAACTACGGCTCGCCCTGGGACACCACCTGCGAACAGGCGATACAGACCCTGGGGCGCATCGTCAGCTCGTTCTGA
- a CDS encoding ATP-binding protein, protein MSTLPAHPPDPYTLAWHRQQARAAMLEEGMKEQCFELLCQQMNEGFCIVEMIDTPRGPLSDYRHIYLNAASVRHAGYHRHLGVTVRELIPDEAEVWIERFAEVQRTGVSSTFVHELKEARRLLAVSVYRLEPTSKRRLGVIFRDQSSSDLLLSRYELLEQRIDAAQAERKLFGDVLDSSLANVLVMDNNLILRAINRTARATFQREHHYVPQIGETLEQALAPVPEASKLMLPLWRRALSGESVVHVISIGGRPHLRHYELRMSCLRNDEQQIIGAYLFAYNITERVNEQERLREAEQALRQSQKMEAVGQLTGGIAHDFNNLLGSIQGALELARQRLRESRADDAAQLLDSVQQDTGRAASLVQRLLAFSRQQTLQPQAIHIQHLVSGLMPLIKSSVGSRVQLIDRTQPDLWLTCVDPPQLESALLNLCLNARDAMPEGGAVSIQCENIDMDPLLAAGLDAAPGEYLHLAVADQGEGMTQEVAERAIDPFFTTKPLGQGTGLGLSMVYGFVRQSGGQMQIQSTPGQGTTVHLYLPRHHSIPRRTVLVIEEQPAMRLVMQEYLEDAGHRVHTSLSGNEALCAVQQGLRPNLLICDARVLRQETGLRLLQAAQQVNPALRVLVLAEPGEAVDLHGDTHVEVHNRPVNVEALVRRTTSLLEALPVS, encoded by the coding sequence ATGTCCACCTTGCCCGCACATCCACCTGATCCCTATACGCTGGCGTGGCACCGCCAGCAAGCGCGCGCGGCCATGCTCGAGGAAGGCATGAAGGAGCAGTGCTTCGAGCTGCTCTGTCAGCAGATGAACGAGGGATTCTGCATTGTCGAAATGATCGACACCCCACGCGGCCCACTCAGCGACTATCGGCACATCTACCTGAATGCCGCCAGCGTGCGCCACGCGGGTTATCACCGGCACCTGGGCGTGACCGTTCGCGAGCTCATCCCCGATGAGGCCGAGGTGTGGATCGAGCGCTTCGCCGAGGTGCAACGCACCGGAGTCAGCAGTACCTTCGTTCACGAACTCAAGGAAGCCCGTCGACTGCTGGCCGTTTCCGTCTATCGATTGGAGCCGACGAGCAAGCGTCGCCTGGGGGTGATCTTTCGCGATCAGTCGTCCAGCGACTTGCTGCTCAGCCGTTACGAGCTGCTCGAACAACGCATCGATGCGGCCCAGGCCGAGCGCAAACTGTTCGGCGATGTGCTCGACAGCAGCCTGGCCAACGTGCTGGTGATGGACAACAACCTGATTCTGCGCGCCATCAACCGCACCGCGCGGGCCACCTTCCAGCGCGAGCATCACTACGTCCCGCAAATCGGCGAGACGCTGGAGCAGGCCCTCGCCCCTGTGCCAGAGGCCAGCAAGCTGATGCTGCCACTGTGGCGCCGGGCCCTGAGCGGGGAATCCGTGGTTCACGTCATCAGCATTGGTGGTCGGCCCCATCTGCGCCACTATGAATTGCGCATGAGCTGCCTGCGCAACGATGAGCAGCAGATCATCGGCGCCTATCTGTTCGCCTATAACATCACCGAACGGGTCAACGAACAGGAGCGGCTGCGCGAGGCCGAGCAGGCCCTGCGTCAGTCGCAGAAGATGGAAGCGGTCGGTCAGCTCACCGGCGGTATCGCTCATGACTTCAACAACCTGTTGGGCAGCATACAAGGTGCATTGGAGCTGGCCCGGCAACGCCTGCGCGAATCGCGCGCGGACGATGCCGCGCAGTTGCTCGACAGCGTGCAACAAGACACTGGCCGCGCGGCCTCGCTGGTGCAGCGCTTGCTGGCCTTTTCACGCCAGCAGACCTTGCAACCCCAAGCCATCCATATCCAACACCTGGTCAGCGGGTTGATGCCGCTGATCAAGAGCTCGGTCGGCAGCCGCGTGCAACTGATCGACCGCACCCAGCCTGACCTGTGGCTGACCTGTGTCGATCCTCCGCAACTGGAAAGCGCCCTGCTCAACCTGTGCCTGAATGCCCGCGATGCCATGCCCGAGGGCGGCGCCGTGTCCATTCAGTGCGAAAACATCGACATGGATCCGCTGCTCGCCGCAGGCCTGGACGCTGCACCTGGCGAGTACCTGCACCTGGCCGTGGCCGACCAGGGCGAGGGCATGACGCAGGAGGTGGCCGAGCGAGCCATCGATCCGTTCTTCACCACCAAGCCACTGGGACAGGGCACGGGCCTGGGGCTTTCGATGGTGTACGGCTTCGTGCGCCAGTCAGGCGGGCAGATGCAGATTCAAAGTACGCCGGGACAGGGCACAACCGTGCACCTGTATTTGCCACGTCATCACTCGATACCTCGACGCACCGTGTTGGTCATCGAAGAACAACCGGCAATGCGCCTGGTGATGCAGGAGTACCTGGAGGACGCGGGCCACAGAGTTCACACCAGCCTCTCGGGCAACGAAGCGTTGTGCGCCGTGCAGCAAGGCCTGCGGCCAAACCTGCTGATTTGCGACGCACGCGTGCTGCGCCAGGAGACCGGTTTACGCCTGCTCCAGGCGGCGCAGCAGGTGAATCCGGCGCTAAGGGTGCTGGTTCTGGCCGAGCCGGGCGAAGCCGTCGACCTGCACGGCGATACGCACGTTGAGGTGCACAACCGGCCGGTCAATGTCGAGGCGTTGGTGCGCCGGACGACGTCACTGCTCGAAGCACTGCCGGTGTCGTGA
- a CDS encoding DHA2 family efflux MFS transporter permease subunit, producing MSNGAPAQFTPPSLLLTTIGLSLATFMQVLDTTIANVALPTISGNLGVSYEQGTWVITSFAVSNAIALPLTGWLSRRFGEVKLFIWATLLFVLASFLCGIAQSMPELVGFRVLQGVVAGPLYPMTQTLLIAVYPPAKRGMALALLAMVTVVAPIAGPILGGWITDSYSWPWIFFINVPIGLFAAAVVRQQMRARPVTTSRQPMDYVGLLTLIVGVGALQVVLDKGNDLDWFESSFIVAGSLISVVFLAVFVIWELTDRHPVVNLRLFVHRNFRIGTLVLVGGYSGFFGINLILPQWLQTQMGYTATWAGLAVAPIGLLPVIMSPFVGKYAHRFDLRLLAGLAFLAIGASCYMRAGFTSEVDFLHIALVQLFMGIGVALFFMPTLSILLSDLPPQQIADGSGLATFLRTLGGSFAASLTTWIWIRRADQHHAYLSEHISQYDPATRHTLAQLGGASPQSYAQLEQILNSQAYMMSTVDYFTLLTWVFGALILLVWLAKPPFTAKAGPASAGH from the coding sequence ATGAGCAACGGCGCCCCCGCTCAGTTCACCCCGCCGAGTCTGCTGCTGACGACCATCGGGTTGTCGCTGGCGACGTTCATGCAGGTGCTGGATACCACCATCGCCAACGTGGCGCTGCCGACCATTTCCGGCAACCTGGGGGTGAGCTACGAGCAGGGCACCTGGGTCATCACTTCATTCGCGGTGAGCAATGCCATCGCCTTGCCGCTGACCGGCTGGCTGAGCCGACGCTTCGGTGAGGTCAAGCTGTTCATCTGGGCCACGCTGCTGTTCGTGCTGGCCTCGTTCCTGTGCGGTATCGCGCAATCCATGCCGGAACTGGTGGGCTTTCGCGTCCTGCAGGGGGTGGTCGCCGGGCCGCTGTACCCGATGACCCAGACGTTGCTGATCGCGGTCTATCCGCCTGCCAAGCGCGGCATGGCCTTGGCGCTGCTGGCGATGGTCACGGTGGTGGCGCCGATTGCCGGACCGATTCTCGGCGGATGGATCACCGACAGCTACAGTTGGCCCTGGATCTTCTTCATCAACGTGCCCATCGGCCTGTTCGCCGCTGCGGTGGTGCGCCAGCAGATGCGCGCGCGGCCGGTGACCACCAGTCGTCAGCCCATGGACTACGTCGGTCTGCTGACGCTGATCGTTGGCGTGGGCGCCTTGCAGGTGGTGCTCGACAAGGGCAATGACCTGGATTGGTTCGAATCCTCGTTCATCGTTGCCGGGAGCCTCATCTCGGTGGTGTTCCTGGCCGTGTTCGTGATCTGGGAACTGACCGATCGTCATCCGGTGGTCAATTTGCGCTTGTTCGTGCACCGCAATTTCCGCATCGGCACCTTGGTGCTGGTCGGTGGCTACTCGGGGTTCTTCGGCATCAACCTGATCCTGCCCCAGTGGCTGCAGACGCAGATGGGCTATACCGCGACCTGGGCCGGCCTGGCAGTCGCGCCCATCGGCCTGCTGCCGGTGATCATGTCGCCCTTCGTCGGCAAATACGCCCATCGCTTCGACCTGCGCCTACTGGCCGGTCTGGCGTTCCTGGCGATCGGCGCCAGTTGCTACATGCGCGCCGGTTTCACCAGCGAAGTGGATTTCCTGCACATCGCCCTGGTGCAGTTGTTCATGGGGATTGGCGTGGCGCTGTTCTTCATGCCCACCTTGAGCATTCTGCTCTCGGACCTGCCGCCCCAGCAGATCGCCGACGGTTCTGGTCTGGCGACGTTCCTGCGCACCTTGGGGGGCAGCTTCGCCGCGTCGCTGACCACCTGGATCTGGATTCGCCGGGCCGATCAGCACCATGCCTACCTGAGCGAGCACATCAGCCAATACGACCCGGCGACCCGGCACACGTTGGCCCAGTTGGGCGGGGCGAGCCCGCAGAGCTATGCGCAGCTCGAGCAGATCCTCAACAGTCAAGCCTACATGATGTCCACGGTGGACTATTTCACCTTGCTCACCTGGGTCTTCGGCGCCTTGATCCTGCTCGTGTGGCTGGCCAAGCCGCCGTTCACGGCGAAGGCGGGGCCGGCCTCGGCAGGTCATTGA
- a CDS encoding MarR family winged helix-turn-helix transcriptional regulator, with amino-acid sequence MAHFTPENFQTCAIGMLLGRAALLKDRILDWHLEGDGVTAAQFKVLIIITQYHVDTPADLCRYLGLDSGSMTRMLDRLEHKGLLLRTRCPQDRRQVRLALTADGQRLADRLPEIGAMAMNELVGALEPTELKSLETLLAKLLLAAGDPLTIARFGDRTPDPT; translated from the coding sequence ATGGCCCATTTCACCCCGGAGAACTTCCAGACCTGCGCCATCGGCATGCTGCTGGGCCGCGCCGCGCTGTTGAAGGACCGCATTCTCGATTGGCACCTGGAAGGTGACGGCGTGACCGCGGCCCAGTTCAAAGTGCTGATCATCATCACCCAGTACCACGTGGATACGCCGGCCGACCTGTGCCGCTATCTGGGTCTGGACAGCGGCTCGATGACTCGCATGCTCGATCGTCTGGAGCACAAAGGCTTGCTGCTGCGTACGCGCTGCCCGCAAGACCGGCGCCAGGTGCGCCTGGCCTTGACGGCAGACGGTCAGCGTCTGGCCGATCGCTTGCCGGAGATCGGCGCCATGGCCATGAACGAGCTGGTCGGCGCGCTCGAACCTACCGAGCTGAAGTCGCTCGAGACCCTGCTGGCGAAGCTGCTTCTGGCTGCCGGCGACCCCCTGACGATCGCTCGCTTCGGCGATCGCACCCCTGATCCGACTTGA
- a CDS encoding DUF3203 family protein, translated as MPVHIDDHKRCTLSGDTVTIEGLGHEVEIVTDAHLRMSVAILAGERFPITEAEADALTVAGAVDSRRHLKNSGPGSII; from the coding sequence ATGCCCGTACACATCGACGACCACAAGCGCTGCACCTTGTCCGGTGACACCGTCACCATCGAAGGCCTGGGCCACGAGGTCGAGATCGTCACCGACGCGCACCTGCGCATGTCGGTGGCCATTCTCGCCGGCGAACGCTTCCCGATCACCGAAGCCGAGGCCGATGCGCTCACCGTGGCAGGTGCGGTGGATAGTCGCAGACATCTGAAGAACAGTGGCCCAGGCTCGATAATCTAA
- a CDS encoding FecR family protein — translation MNQDRLTSTDADAVTDAAAQWCMRLHAEDCSDAEREAFAQWLAANAQHAEEYQAMLEIWQTADLLPRSPATTRQAPAGRVRRRAWRPAASAAMISVLALPLAAWIGWELGWLPNRYQHFDSSDQVRAVQLADGSNVELNLHSEVRFLNFKDRRRVDLVKGEAFFDVSHDSQHPFIVHAGRGQIRVTGTQFNVWKYQDQVKVTLVEGSVLVSSDGSDGGYRLGPGMQASYRTGDFEPQLAQSDDYANSLAWRSGRMVLDNLSLSQALPVINRYLDKPLMLADNNVGSIRISGIYDTRDVRQLVDNLPKVLPIYLTRSNDGSTVLNRILPSPHKR, via the coding sequence ATGAACCAGGACCGCCTCACTTCAACCGACGCCGATGCCGTCACCGATGCCGCCGCGCAGTGGTGCATGCGCCTGCACGCCGAGGATTGCTCGGACGCCGAGCGTGAGGCGTTCGCGCAGTGGTTGGCCGCCAATGCACAGCACGCCGAGGAATACCAGGCGATGCTGGAAATCTGGCAAACCGCCGACTTGCTGCCCCGCTCGCCCGCAACCACCCGCCAAGCCCCCGCTGGCCGTGTGCGGCGCCGCGCATGGCGCCCTGCGGCTTCGGCAGCGATGATCAGCGTGCTCGCGCTGCCCTTGGCGGCCTGGATCGGCTGGGAACTGGGCTGGCTGCCCAACCGCTATCAGCATTTCGACAGCAGCGATCAGGTCCGCGCCGTGCAACTGGCCGATGGCAGCAACGTCGAGCTCAACCTGCACAGCGAGGTGCGCTTTCTCAACTTCAAGGATCGGCGTCGGGTCGATCTGGTCAAGGGCGAAGCCTTTTTCGACGTCAGTCACGACAGCCAGCATCCCTTCATCGTGCATGCCGGACGTGGCCAGATCCGCGTGACAGGCACGCAATTCAACGTGTGGAAGTACCAGGACCAGGTCAAGGTGACACTGGTCGAAGGCTCGGTGCTGGTCTCCAGCGATGGCAGCGATGGCGGCTATCGCCTCGGCCCAGGCATGCAGGCCAGCTACCGCACCGGCGATTTCGAGCCGCAGTTGGCTCAGAGCGACGACTACGCCAACAGCCTGGCCTGGCGCAGCGGGCGCATGGTGCTGGACAACCTCAGCCTGTCCCAGGCGCTGCCGGTGATCAATCGCTACCTGGACAAGCCGCTGATGCTGGCCGACAACAACGTCGGCAGCATTCGTATCAGTGGCATCTACGACACCCGCGACGTCCGCCAACTGGTCGACAACCTGCCCAAGGTCCTGCCGATCTACCTCACCCGCAGCAACGACGGCAGTACCGTGCTCAACCGTATCCTGCCCTCCCCCCACAAACGCTGA
- a CDS encoding HlyD family efflux transporter periplasmic adaptor subunit has protein sequence MATPSDAPAPAQEPGANRKRKTWLLALLLLVVLAGAAAWAWYALVGRWHESTDDAYVNGNVVEITPLITGTVISIGADDGDLVQAGQVLLRFDPSDGEVALQASEAKLAHTVRQVRGLYSNVDALKAQMQARQAELKKARENYNRRKVLADSGAISAEELSHSRDDLSSAQSALDSARQQLNTSTALVDDTVVASHPDVLAAASDLRQAYLDNARTTLVAPVTGYVAKRTVQLGQRLQPGTATMAVIPLNQVWIDANFKETQLRDMRIGQPVEVTADLYGSDVIYRGTVDSLGAGTGSAFALLPAQNATGNWIKIVQRVPVRVHLDPEQLKTHPLRIGLSTVVEVDLHDQSGPTLAQQPPRQASYATEVYDRQLAEADRLIAKLIHDNSAASGKTASQ, from the coding sequence ATGGCCACTCCCTCCGATGCACCCGCCCCCGCACAAGAGCCGGGCGCCAATCGCAAGCGCAAGACCTGGCTGCTGGCCCTGCTGCTGCTGGTGGTCCTCGCCGGTGCTGCCGCCTGGGCCTGGTACGCCCTGGTCGGGCGCTGGCACGAGAGCACCGACGACGCCTACGTCAACGGCAACGTGGTGGAGATCACGCCACTGATTACCGGCACCGTCATCAGCATCGGTGCCGATGATGGCGACCTGGTCCAGGCCGGGCAGGTGCTGCTGCGTTTCGATCCGAGCGATGGGGAGGTGGCATTGCAGGCCAGCGAGGCCAAGCTGGCGCACACCGTACGCCAGGTGCGCGGGCTGTACAGCAACGTCGATGCGCTCAAAGCGCAGATGCAGGCGCGCCAGGCCGAATTGAAGAAAGCGCGGGAGAACTACAACCGCCGCAAGGTGCTTGCCGACAGCGGGGCGATTTCCGCCGAAGAGCTGTCGCACTCGCGCGATGACCTGTCCAGTGCGCAAAGCGCCCTGGACAGCGCGCGCCAGCAACTCAACACCAGTACGGCGCTGGTCGATGACACCGTGGTCGCTTCGCACCCGGATGTACTTGCTGCCGCTTCGGACTTGCGTCAGGCCTATCTGGACAATGCCCGTACCACGCTGGTGGCGCCGGTCACCGGCTACGTCGCCAAGCGCACCGTGCAGCTTGGCCAGCGCCTGCAACCGGGCACCGCGACCATGGCAGTGATCCCGCTGAATCAGGTGTGGATCGACGCCAACTTCAAGGAAACCCAACTGCGGGATATGCGCATCGGTCAGCCGGTGGAAGTCACCGCCGACCTCTACGGCAGCGACGTCATCTACCGCGGCACCGTCGACAGCCTCGGCGCCGGTACCGGCAGCGCGTTCGCTTTGCTGCCCGCACAGAACGCCACCGGCAACTGGATCAAGATCGTCCAGCGGGTGCCCGTTCGCGTGCACCTGGACCCAGAACAGCTCAAGACGCACCCGCTGCGTATCGGCTTGTCGACCGTGGTCGAGGTCGACCTGCACGACCAGAGCGGTCCGACCCTGGCCCAGCAACCGCCGCGGCAGGCCAGCTATGCCACCGAAGTGTACGACCGCCAACTGGCCGAGGCCGACCGCCTGATCGCCAAGCTGATTCATGACAACAGCGCCGCCAGCGGCAAGACGGCGTCGCAATGA
- the ccoG gene encoding cytochrome c oxidase accessory protein CcoG, protein MSERVPFRVIHIEPAATPARQNADGQIQTRSFKGVYRNMRIGFAGLLFALFFATAWLNWNGRQAVLWDLAESKFHIFGATFWPQDFILLSALLIICAFGLFAITVFAGRVWCGYSCPQSVWTWLFMWCEKVTEGDRNQRIRLAAAPWSLNKLARRASKHGLWLAIGVITGLTFVGYFTPIRALASELLSFELGGVALFWILFFTAATYLNAGWLREAVCMHMCPYARFQSVMLDKDTLAVAYDPRRGESRGPRRKGSDPRAQQLGDCIDCTLCVQVCPTGIDIRDGLQMACIGCAACIDACDTVMDKMGYRRGLIGYKSEHSLQGGTTHWLRPRLLGYATALVVMIGALVIALQMRSMVSMDVIKDRGLFRENAQGQIENIYLLKIINKTQQPQRYALSLVDAHGFVLQGKRELSIAAGEMSELPVSVAMLAERPASSSVDLTFEVQDLDQPQVYSRARSRFVAPLNR, encoded by the coding sequence ATGAGCGAGAGAGTGCCCTTCCGAGTCATCCACATCGAACCCGCCGCCACGCCAGCACGTCAGAACGCTGACGGGCAGATCCAGACCCGCAGCTTCAAAGGCGTATACCGCAACATGCGCATCGGTTTCGCCGGCCTGCTGTTCGCGCTGTTCTTCGCTACCGCCTGGCTGAACTGGAACGGGCGCCAGGCCGTGCTGTGGGACTTGGCCGAGAGCAAGTTCCACATCTTCGGCGCCACGTTCTGGCCGCAGGACTTCATCCTGCTCTCTGCGCTGCTGATCATTTGCGCCTTCGGCCTGTTCGCCATCACCGTATTCGCTGGACGGGTCTGGTGCGGTTACAGCTGCCCGCAGAGCGTCTGGACCTGGCTGTTCATGTGGTGCGAGAAAGTCACCGAAGGTGACCGCAACCAGCGCATCCGCCTGGCCGCCGCACCCTGGAGCCTCAACAAACTGGCTCGCCGTGCTTCCAAGCACGGCCTGTGGCTGGCGATCGGGGTGATAACCGGCCTGACCTTCGTTGGCTACTTCACACCCATCCGGGCACTGGCCAGTGAGCTGTTGAGCTTCGAGCTGGGGGGTGTCGCACTGTTCTGGATCCTGTTCTTCACCGCTGCCACCTACCTCAATGCCGGTTGGCTGCGCGAAGCGGTATGCATGCACATGTGCCCGTATGCGCGTTTCCAGAGCGTGATGCTCGATAAGGATACCCTGGCCGTGGCCTACGACCCGCGTCGCGGCGAATCGCGCGGCCCACGCAGGAAAGGCAGCGACCCGCGCGCGCAGCAATTGGGCGACTGTATCGATTGCACCTTGTGCGTGCAGGTCTGCCCCACCGGCATCGACATCCGCGACGGTTTGCAGATGGCCTGCATCGGCTGCGCGGCCTGCATCGACGCCTGCGACACAGTCATGGACAAAATGGGTTACCGGCGCGGCCTGATCGGCTACAAGTCCGAGCACAGCCTGCAGGGTGGCACCACCCACTGGCTGCGCCCGCGCCTGCTCGGCTACGCCACGGCCCTGGTGGTGATGATCGGCGCACTGGTGATCGCGCTGCAGATGCGGTCGATGGTGTCCATGGACGTGATCAAGGACCGCGGACTGTTCCGCGAGAACGCCCAAGGCCAGATCGAGAACATCTACTTGCTCAAGATCATCAACAAAACCCAGCAACCGCAGCGTTACGCGCTGAGCCTGGTCGATGCCCACGGTTTCGTCCTGCAGGGCAAACGCGAGCTGTCCATTGCCGCCGGGGAGATGAGCGAATTGCCGGTGTCCGTGGCGATGCTGGCCGAGCGACCTGCCAGCAGTTCGGTAGACCTCACCTTCGAAGTGCAGGACCTCGACCAGCCGCAGGTGTACAGCCGCGCGCGCAGCCGATTCGTCGCGCCTCTGAACCGCTGA
- a CDS encoding cytochrome D1 domain-containing protein produces the protein MPYPFAPLPNALRHIVLAGALLIGSALVHADDVLLVGNKADASVSALDTRTGKELVTLKVGTGPHEVVVSGNNLLAVAGNYGVQGTANNTLSVIDWPTRSVVRTIDLGQDSRPHGIRFLPDSQRVVVTTEDSDRLLVVDLVQGQVTDRIDIGGGKPHMVALAPGAERAYVTHVDGGQLSVVDLLHKKKLYDIPTGNGSEGVAVTPDGKQVWVSNRGGNEVVIVDPQRREVTDRIRTGLFPIRVAMTPDGKYALVTCAKSAELAVIDVAAKKEIKRIGLAREGAEYRRTLLGEEALPIGAVVSPDGKQVYVAISGGDEVAVIDTANWTEKARWKTRAEPDALAIVVQPKQDE, from the coding sequence ATGCCCTACCCATTCGCCCCCCTGCCCAACGCACTGCGCCACATCGTGCTGGCCGGCGCCCTGCTGATCGGCAGCGCCCTGGTGCACGCCGATGACGTGCTCCTGGTCGGCAACAAGGCCGACGCCAGCGTGTCGGCGCTCGACACGCGCACCGGCAAGGAGCTGGTGACGCTGAAAGTCGGCACCGGCCCGCACGAAGTCGTGGTCTCGGGCAACAACCTGTTGGCCGTTGCTGGCAACTATGGTGTTCAAGGCACCGCCAACAACACCCTGAGCGTGATCGACTGGCCGACCCGCAGCGTGGTGCGCACCATCGACCTGGGCCAGGATTCGCGTCCGCACGGCATTCGCTTCCTGCCCGACAGCCAGCGGGTGGTGGTGACCACCGAGGACAGCGACCGCCTGCTGGTCGTCGACCTGGTCCAGGGCCAGGTCACCGACCGCATCGACATCGGCGGCGGCAAACCGCACATGGTCGCCTTGGCGCCCGGTGCCGAGCGCGCCTACGTCACCCATGTCGACGGCGGCCAGTTGTCGGTGGTGGACCTGCTGCACAAGAAAAAACTCTATGACATTCCCACCGGCAACGGCAGCGAAGGCGTGGCGGTGACCCCGGATGGCAAGCAGGTGTGGGTCAGCAACCGCGGCGGCAACGAGGTGGTCATCGTCGATCCGCAGCGCCGGGAAGTCACCGATCGCATCCGTACCGGGCTGTTCCCCATCCGCGTGGCCATGACGCCCGACGGCAAGTACGCGCTGGTGACCTGCGCCAAGTCGGCGGAACTGGCGGTCATCGACGTGGCCGCCAAGAAAGAGATCAAGCGCATCGGTCTGGCGCGAGAAGGCGCTGAGTACCGACGCACGCTACTGGGCGAAGAAGCGCTGCCCATCGGCGCGGTGGTCTCCCCTGACGGCAAACAGGTGTACGTGGCCATCAGCGGCGGTGACGAGGTGGCGGTGATCGACACCGCCAACTGGACCGAGAAAGCCCGCTGGAAAACCCGCGCCGAGCCGGACGCATTGGCCATCGTGGTGCAGCCCAAGCAGGACGAGTGA